The following are from one region of the Acidobacteriota bacterium genome:
- a CDS encoding Yip1 family protein, producing MDLVARVQAIILKPKEEWVKIKAETTTVKDLFMSYALILAAIPAVAQFIGNALIGRRLPFYGWYRWNIGTALIYAVFMYIAALATVYILGLIIDALAPNFASQKNQLSAMKLAVFSMTPGWVAGALYIVPFLGILAALGSLYGLYVLYLGFSTPLMETPKDKVVGYFVVSLVVAIVLTAVFGLILGAFFAVGGAFRTL from the coding sequence ATGGATCTCGTAGCAAGAGTTCAGGCCATCATTCTGAAACCCAAGGAAGAGTGGGTCAAAATAAAGGCCGAGACGACAACGGTCAAGGACCTCTTCATGTCCTATGCCCTGATCCTGGCCGCCATCCCGGCCGTGGCCCAATTCATCGGCAACGCCCTGATCGGACGGCGGCTCCCCTTCTACGGCTGGTATCGCTGGAATATCGGTACGGCCCTGATTTATGCCGTTTTCATGTATATCGCCGCTCTGGCGACGGTCTATATTCTGGGCCTGATCATCGACGCTCTGGCGCCCAATTTCGCCTCCCAGAAAAACCAGCTTTCCGCCATGAAACTGGCCGTGTTCAGCATGACGCCCGGCTGGGTGGCCGGAGCCCTGTACATCGTGCCCTTCCTCGGCATTCTGGCCGCCCTGGGTAGCCTCTACGGTCTGTATGTCCTCTATCTCGGTTTTTCCACGCCGCTGATGGAGACACCCAAAGACAAGGTTGTCGGCTACTTCGTGGTCAGTCTGGTCGTGGCCATCGTCCTGACCGCGGTCTTCGGATTGATCCTGGGCGCCTTCTTCGCCGTCGGCGGCGCCTTCCGAACCCTCTAA